A window of Streptomyces sp. NBC_01689 genomic DNA:
ACGTTCGTCGCGCCCGCCTTCCTGGCGTTGGCGCGGGCGAGCCGGAGCATCTCGTCGGTCATGTCGAGGCCGTAGACCTTCCCCGTGGGCCCGACACGGCGGGCGGAGAGCAGGACGTCGATGCCGCCGCCCGAGCCGAGGTCGAGGACGCGTTCGCCTTCGTGGAGACCGGCCACGGCGGTCGGGTTGCCGCAGCCCAGTGAGGCGGCGACGGCTCCGGCGGGCAGCGCGTCGCGCTCGTCGGCCGCGTAGAGCGTGGCGCCGAAGTGCTCCTCGGTCTCGACCGGATGGGGTCCGCAGCACGCGGTACCGCCCTCGGTGACCTTCACGGCCGCGGCGGCGTACCGCCGGCGGACGGTCTCGCGCAGTGTCTCGGCGGGCTGCTCACTCATCGTGACTCATTCCTGGACGGCCGGGCGCGGCAGGCCCCGGAAGGGCTTGTATCGACGTTCGTTGATGCAAGCTTGTGCCTTGGATCGAAAGACGTCAACATAGAGGAATGTCGAAACAAGAGGGCGAGCTGACGGGCCAGGAGGGGGACGGTGCCTGCTGTCAGGGACTGACCTCGGCCCCGCTGGCCGCGGACCGGGCCGTCGAACTGGCGAAGGTGTTCAAGGCGCTGGGTGACCCGGTGCGGCTGCGGCTGCTCTCGATGGTCGCCTCGCGGGAGGGCGGCGAGGTGTGCGTCTGTGAGCTGACGCCCGCGTTCGAGCTGTCGCAGCCGACGATCTCCCACCATCTCAAGCTGCTCCGCCAGGCCGGACTCATCGACTGCGAACGGCGTGGGACCTGGGTCTACTACTGGGTGCTCCCCGGCGTGCTGGACCGGCTGGGCGCGTTCCTGACCACTCCTGAGCCCGTGGGGGCGATCGCGTGAGCGTCTCGCTCGGACGGCGTGCGGCGGCCGAGCTGGTGGGGACCGCCGTGCTGGTCGCGGTGGTGGTCGGGTCCGGGATCCAGGCGACGGAGCTGTCGCGGGACGTCGGCGTGCAGCTGCTCGCGAACTCGCTCGCCACCGTCTTCGGCCTGGCGGTGCTGATCACGCTGTTCGGGCCGGTCTCGGGGGCCCACTTCAACCCGGTCGTCACCCTGGCCGCCTGGTTCACCGGTCGGAGGAGCGGTGACGGGACGACCGCACGCGAAGGTGCCGCGTACGTCCTCGCCCAGATCGTGGGCGCGATCGGCGGCGCGGTGCTGGCTGACGCGATGTTCGCCCAACCGCTGGTGAGGTGGTCCGCGCACGACCGTTCCGCCGGCCATCTGTGGCTGGGCGAGACCGTGGCCACGGCCGGGCTGGTCCTGCTGGTCCTCGGCCTGGCCCGGACCGGTCGCGCCCATCTCGCGTCGGCCGCGGTGCCGTCCTACGTCGGGGCCGCGTACTGGTTCACGTCCTCGACGTCGTTCGCGAATCCGGCGGTGACCGTCGGCCGGGCCTTCACCGGCACGTTCGCGGGAATCGCCCCCGCCTCCGTCGCCCCGTTCATCACCGCGCAACTGGTCGGTGCCGCCGCCGGGCTGGGTCTGCTGGCGCTGGTGTTCGGCCGAACGGCACCCGCCGCGACAGCTGCCGTCGTCGCGCACGGTGGGGCCGAACCCGCTCCGTCCGCTCCCTGAACCCGCCTCTCCCTGGAAAGACATCTGCCATGAGCACCGCCACGCCGCGTCCGTCCGTACTGTTCGTCTGTGTCCACAACGCCGGGCGGTCCCAGATGGCCGCCGCGTTCCTCACCCACCTCGCGGGCGACAGGGTCGAAGTCCGTTCGGCCGGCTCCGCTCCCGCCGGCACGGTCAATCCGGCGGTCGTCGACGCGATGGAGGAAGTCGGCATCGACATCTCGGCGGAGACTCCGAAGGTGCTGACCGTGGAAGCGGTGCGGGCGTCCGACGTCGTGATCACCATGGGCTGCGGCGACACCTGCCCGGTCTTCCCCGGCAGGCGGTACCTCGACTGGCGGCTCGACGACCCGGCGGGGCAGGGCGTCGACGCCTTCCGGCCGATCCGCGACGAGATCGAGCGGCGCATCCGTGGCCTGCTGGCCGATCTGGACGGCTGACCCGGTCGTCCGGCCGTGTGACGGACCCCGTGGGCTCGTCCGCGGCGTCCCGGCGCCCGTACCGGGCCGGGTGCGCGGCAGCGCCAGCGTCAGCGAGAAGGGGCTCCCGCGAGTCATGTCCTCGCGGGAGCCCCTTCCTTGTGCCGCCTGCGGGTGAAGGTTGAGAAGACGATCACGAGCAGGGCGTCTCTGCGGGCGCGGCCGCCGTCAAGGCCAGGAGGTCACGGGGCGAGGAGCAGGCTGTCGCCGCGCTCCTTGGCGGCGGCGTAACGCTTCGCCACGTCCTGCCAGTTGACGACGGCCCACATGGCGTCGACGAAGTCGACCTTCTGGTTCTTGTACTGCAGGTAGAAGGCGTGCTCCCAGGCGTCGAAGACGAGGACCGGGGTCGATCCCTGGCCGACGTTGCCCTGGTGGTCGTAGACCTGCTCGACGATCAGGCGCCCGCTGAGCGGCTCGTACGCGAGGACGCCCCAGCCGGAGCCCTGGGTGGTGGCGGCGGCCTTGGTGAGCTGGGCCTTGAAGCCGGCGAACGAGCCGAAGGACTCCGTGATGGCGTCCGCGAGGTCACCCACGCCGTCCGCGGCCAGCGGCTCGCCACCGCCGTCGCCGGTCATGTTGTGCCAGTAGATCGAGTGCAGGATGTGCCCGGAGAGGTGAAAGGCCAGGCTCTTCTCCAGGCCGTTGACGGAGCCCCAGGACTCCTTGTCGCGGGCCTCCGCGAGCTGCTCCAGGGTGTCGTTCGCGCCCTTGACGTACGCGGCGTGGTGCTTGTCGTGGTGCAGCTCGACGATCTCCGGGTTGATGACCGGTTCGAGCGCCGCGTAGTCGTAGGGAAGCTCCGGGAGCGTGTAAACCGCCATGTTCAACGTCCTCCGCCGTTATTGCCACCAATGTGCAGTTGCACATTAACAGTAGATGCGGCCATGTGTAGATAGGGCATCGGTTCCAGGGCCTCGGTCGCGGTTCCGGCGGCTCGCATGCCGTCGGGGAGGCGTGCTGGTCCCCCGATGTGCGGCCCGGCTCTCCCGGACACGGCGCTCATCGTCGGCTTCTGCTGACATACCCGCATATCGCGGAACTGGAAAAGCCTGCCAAAATGCAGCCGACAAAGCCTGCCGAACCGAACAAAGGAGAAGGATCCGGGCTGGTGTCGCGACCCGTGGCAGTGCATGATCGCTGGGCGCGCAACTGCCTGCAACGGGGGATCGGTATGAGGCGTCGATGGGTGAAGGTCCTGGCCGTCACGGTGGTGGTGCTCGCCGTGCTGTTCGTGGTCGCCGACCGGACGGCCGTGCATTTTGCGGACAAGGAGGCCGAGCGCCTCGTGAAGGAGAAGTACGGCTACGCGAACAGCACCGACTCCTCCGTGGACGTGTCGATCGAGGGATTTCCCTTTCTGACGCAGGCGATGAGCGGCGATTTCGATCACGTCACGCTGAACGCCGGGAACTTCACCGTCGACACCACGAGCAACAGGCAGGGCGGTTATCTGAACGTCGACCGTCTCCACCTCGACCTGCGGGGTGTGAACGTGTCGTCGCTGACGGCGCGCAGCGCCTATGCCGACCTGGCGACCGGCACCCTCACGCTCTCGTACGAGGACCTGTCCGGCGTGCTGACCCGACTGGGGCGCGGCGGCGGCCCGCTGAAGGTCTCCCGGGCTCCGGGTTCGGACGGTCAGGCGGCCCGGATCAAGGTCTCGGGCACGGTGGGCGGAGCGGCGCTGGACAGCACGGGGACGCTCCTCGCGCAGGGCACGGAGATCACGGTGACCGTTCCCGGCGCCGAACGGGCCGGTTCCGCCTGGCGGGTCGATCTCCCGGAAGGCGTGGACTTCAGCGGGGCCCGGGCCGGCGCGGACGGCGTCGAGATCAGCCTCGTCGGCCACCAGGTGACTCTGGGGGCGTCGCGCTTCGGCTCGTGAGGCGCTCGTCGAGTCGTGCTCGTGGACGGGTGGGTGTCCGGTCCGGAGTCGTTCACCCGCGGTGAACGGGCGAGTCGGGCATACGGCGGTCTCGTCGCCGGGTCCTGTCCAAGTCCGTTGCGACGGTCGCCGGTTGCTGATTCCATCACCCGATGGCAGAGATCAAGGAGCCCTGGGGGCTCAGCGTGCTCGGTACGGGGAACGTGTCGGCGGAGCCCCGGCTCGTCCAGGCGAAGCTCGCGGTCGACCTCCTGGCGCCCACACCCAAGGAAGCCTTCGAGCAGGCCGGCGCGGCGGTTGTCAGGCTGCGGGCGGTCCTGCGGGAGCACGGGATACCCGACTCCGACGTATCCGGGTCACGCCTCGCCCTGCAGTCGGAATTCAAGGGCTACGGCGCGGACCGGACCTTTCTCGGCTACCGCTGCGAGGCGACGTACACCGTGCAGACCGAAGCCCTCGACCGGCTCGACGTCCTGATGGAGGACGCCGTCGAGGCGGGCGCGAACCGGGTCGACGAGATGCACTTCGACGTGCTCGACAAACCCGCGCTCCGGGACGAGGCCCGCCGCCGGGCGGTCGAGGCCGCACGGCGCAAGGCGGAGGTCTACGCGGACGCCTGCGGTGTGAGGCTCGGCCCCGTCGTGCACATCCAGGACGTCGACCCGGAAACGGTCGGGATGCGCGGTCATGGGAACCGCTTCGGAGGCGATCCCGAATCCGACGGTGTCTTCGCCCCGGGAACGGTGCGGGTCGAGGCCGCCG
This region includes:
- a CDS encoding SIMPL domain-containing protein, giving the protein MAEIKEPWGLSVLGTGNVSAEPRLVQAKLAVDLLAPTPKEAFEQAGAAVVRLRAVLREHGIPDSDVSGSRLALQSEFKGYGADRTFLGYRCEATYTVQTEALDRLDVLMEDAVEAGANRVDEMHFDVLDKPALRDEARRRAVEAARRKAEVYADACGVRLGPVVHIQDVDPETVGMRGHGNRFGGDPESDGVFAPGTVRVEAAVLLGFGLLPDQGRGRGFPDHR
- a CDS encoding ArsR/SmtB family transcription factor; this encodes MSKQEGELTGQEGDGACCQGLTSAPLAADRAVELAKVFKALGDPVRLRLLSMVASREGGEVCVCELTPAFELSQPTISHHLKLLRQAGLIDCERRGTWVYYWVLPGVLDRLGAFLTTPEPVGAIA
- a CDS encoding LmeA family phospholipid-binding protein, which translates into the protein MRRRWVKVLAVTVVVLAVLFVVADRTAVHFADKEAERLVKEKYGYANSTDSSVDVSIEGFPFLTQAMSGDFDHVTLNAGNFTVDTTSNRQGGYLNVDRLHLDLRGVNVSSLTARSAYADLATGTLTLSYEDLSGVLTRLGRGGGPLKVSRAPGSDGQAARIKVSGTVGGAALDSTGTLLAQGTEITVTVPGAERAGSAWRVDLPEGVDFSGARAGADGVEISLVGHQVTLGASRFGS
- a CDS encoding aquaporin, which gives rise to MSVSLGRRAAAELVGTAVLVAVVVGSGIQATELSRDVGVQLLANSLATVFGLAVLITLFGPVSGAHFNPVVTLAAWFTGRRSGDGTTAREGAAYVLAQIVGAIGGAVLADAMFAQPLVRWSAHDRSAGHLWLGETVATAGLVLLVLGLARTGRAHLASAAVPSYVGAAYWFTSSTSFANPAVTVGRAFTGTFAGIAPASVAPFITAQLVGAAAGLGLLALVFGRTAPAATAAVVAHGGAEPAPSAP
- a CDS encoding superoxide dismutase translates to MAVYTLPELPYDYAALEPVINPEIVELHHDKHHAAYVKGANDTLEQLAEARDKESWGSVNGLEKSLAFHLSGHILHSIYWHNMTGDGGGEPLAADGVGDLADAITESFGSFAGFKAQLTKAAATTQGSGWGVLAYEPLSGRLIVEQVYDHQGNVGQGSTPVLVFDAWEHAFYLQYKNQKVDFVDAMWAVVNWQDVAKRYAAAKERGDSLLLAP
- a CDS encoding arsenate reductase ArsC, with the protein product MSTATPRPSVLFVCVHNAGRSQMAAAFLTHLAGDRVEVRSAGSAPAGTVNPAVVDAMEEVGIDISAETPKVLTVEAVRASDVVITMGCGDTCPVFPGRRYLDWRLDDPAGQGVDAFRPIRDEIERRIRGLLADLDG